In Deltaproteobacteria bacterium, one DNA window encodes the following:
- a CDS encoding inorganic triphosphatase, translating into MANEVELKLLVPPDESERLFHHPVFETVARRELPPQQLLSVYYDTPDLDLKRHRIALRLRHVDGRWIQTVKTEGKVAGGLHERPEWENETVEGTPDLAAISAPTVREFFLAEKIRNTLRPVFVTEFVRTSSLLEFANGEVIELSLDQGEIRAEGKQVPLCEVELELKAGNAARLFELALALQETLALKLENISKAERGYRLLVPVALVPVKARAIELPPDLPVSAALVDILRSELMHLQANEEGVLREEDPEFVHQMRVALRRIRSALSVFSALVPREKSESIRAELRWLTGEFDAVRNWDVFTLDTLPPILAAFPDHQELVSLKMKSEGLRQQQTQRAREAITSSRYQRLLLNLGAWLSLQSWRDTDTPDGGEGEEKISSFATRVLKKWRRRLKKKGKDVTTSSPEEQHQVRIVAKKLRYAAEFFASLYPQKQKHLRRYLETLAEVQEILGSLNDAATARLLLSEVVKTIEEFPQSQAQSLVLGWTGGKSQAQLKDLERVWSNFVEQKIFW; encoded by the coding sequence ATGGCTAACGAAGTTGAACTCAAACTGCTGGTCCCTCCAGACGAGAGCGAGCGGCTGTTTCATCACCCCGTATTTGAGACGGTCGCTCGTCGCGAATTGCCACCTCAACAACTCCTCAGTGTCTACTACGACACACCTGACCTTGATTTGAAGAGGCATCGTATCGCCCTACGTTTGCGTCACGTTGATGGTCGCTGGATACAGACGGTGAAGACAGAAGGCAAGGTCGCTGGTGGGTTACATGAGCGACCAGAGTGGGAAAACGAAACCGTTGAAGGCACCCCCGACCTTGCTGCTATCAGTGCGCCAACGGTTCGTGAGTTTTTTCTTGCTGAGAAAATCCGTAACACCCTGCGCCCTGTCTTTGTGACTGAGTTCGTGCGGACGAGTTCTCTCTTGGAGTTTGCCAATGGTGAGGTTATCGAACTGTCTCTTGACCAAGGCGAGATTCGCGCTGAAGGGAAACAGGTACCGCTCTGTGAAGTTGAATTAGAACTGAAGGCGGGCAATGCGGCTCGACTTTTTGAGCTTGCGCTGGCGTTGCAAGAAACGCTTGCCCTGAAGTTGGAGAACATTAGTAAAGCAGAACGTGGGTATCGGCTGCTCGTTCCTGTCGCGCTGGTCCCGGTGAAAGCGCGAGCGATTGAATTGCCTCCGGATCTTCCGGTGAGTGCTGCGCTTGTTGATATTTTGCGAAGCGAATTGATGCACTTGCAAGCGAATGAAGAGGGCGTATTGCGAGAAGAAGACCCAGAGTTTGTTCATCAGATGCGGGTGGCATTGCGTCGCATACGTTCAGCCTTGAGCGTGTTTTCTGCCCTCGTCCCGCGCGAAAAAAGTGAATCGATCCGAGCAGAGTTACGCTGGTTGACTGGCGAATTCGATGCAGTGCGGAACTGGGATGTATTTACGCTTGATACGTTACCACCCATTCTTGCGGCATTTCCTGATCACCAAGAATTAGTCTCATTGAAAATGAAGAGCGAAGGGCTTCGTCAGCAGCAGACCCAGCGGGCGCGAGAGGCAATAACGTCAAGTCGCTATCAACGCTTACTCCTGAACCTTGGTGCGTGGTTGTCTTTACAATCGTGGCGGGACACCGATACGCCTGATGGCGGGGAGGGCGAAGAAAAGATTTCCTCGTTTGCTACACGAGTTCTGAAAAAATGGCGTCGGCGTCTCAAAAAAAAGGGGAAAGATGTGACGACGAGTTCTCCAGAAGAGCAGCATCAGGTGAGAATAGTCGCGAAAAAACTCCGCTATGCCGCCGAATTCTTTGCTTCTCTGTATCCACAAAAGCAGAAGCACCTGCGACGCTACCTTGAAACTTTAGCCGAAGTGCAAGAGATCCTGGGATCATTGAATGATGCAGCAACTGCAAGATTATTGTTGAGCGAGGTTGTCAAGACGATTGAAGAATTCCCACAGTCGCAAGCGCAGAGTCTTGTGCTCGGGTGGACTGGCGGCAAGAGTCAAGCGCAGCTCAAGGACCTGGAACGTGTGTGGTCGAATTTTGTCGAGCAAAAGATTTTCTGGTAA
- a CDS encoding histidine phosphatase family protein, with product MDLILWRHAEAEDGVPDTARKLTAKGEKQAQKVAAWLKDRIESPVRILVSPAVRTQQTANALTSKFETSSEVGLSTSVQRLLRVAGCPNAEGTVIVVGHQPTLGQVAAFLLTGEGAEWDVKKGAVWWFEVEDNGGEPYASLRAVIAPREA from the coding sequence ATGGACCTGATTCTCTGGCGACACGCCGAAGCTGAAGATGGTGTGCCTGATACTGCACGAAAGCTGACTGCAAAAGGCGAAAAACAAGCGCAAAAAGTTGCTGCTTGGCTCAAAGACCGGATTGAGTCGCCAGTACGAATCCTCGTGAGCCCTGCGGTACGCACCCAGCAAACTGCAAATGCGCTCACAAGTAAGTTCGAAACCAGTAGTGAAGTGGGCTTAAGTACATCGGTGCAGCGACTCTTGCGCGTAGCAGGTTGCCCCAACGCGGAAGGAACAGTGATTGTCGTTGGTCACCAGCCGACACTCGGTCAAGTCGCAGCATTTCTCTTGACTGGCGAGGGTGCAGAGTGGGACGTCAAAAAAGGTGCCGTGTGGTGGTTCGAGGTTGAAGACAACGGCGGTGAACCGTATGCATCATTGCGAGCAGTGATTGCGCCCCGTGAAGCGTAA
- a CDS encoding glyoxalase yields the protein MRHRFHLAFPVTDLQSARQFYVDLLGCRVGRESDVWIDFDFFDHQITAHLTESANESTAANMVDGDDVPVRHFGVILEWDTWQALADRLQRQNADFVITPHIRFKGEVGEQATMFITDPSGNALEFKSFKDMNRVFTR from the coding sequence ATGCGACATCGTTTTCACCTCGCGTTTCCCGTCACGGACTTACAATCCGCACGCCAGTTTTATGTCGACCTGCTCGGGTGTCGGGTCGGGCGTGAAAGCGACGTATGGATCGATTTTGACTTTTTCGACCATCAAATTACTGCACACCTCACAGAGAGTGCAAATGAATCGACAGCCGCCAATATGGTAGATGGCGACGACGTGCCAGTCCGGCATTTCGGTGTGATCCTAGAGTGGGACACCTGGCAGGCACTGGCTGATCGCCTGCAACGCCAAAACGCTGATTTTGTCATTACTCCCCATATTCGCTTCAAAGGCGAAGTCGGTGAACAGGCGACGATGTTCATCACAGATCCCAGCGGCAACGCGCTTGAGTTTAAGTCCTTCAAGGATATGAACCGAGTGTTTACTCGCTGA
- a CDS encoding ammonium transporter, translating into MMIPGLAMFYAGLVRKRNVLSLYMQCFALTAIVTVIWTFYGYSLAFDTTGMQAGEKGLHAFIGSMGKTFLAGITPNTLRGSIPEVLFFIFQATFAIITPGLIIGAFAERMKFAAILLFSALWVTIVYLPICHMVWSGAGSYFGDMGVFDFAGGIVVHITAGASALVAAILVGKRHGYPETPMPPHNLTMALTGTGMLWVGWFGFNGGSALAANGQASMAVVVTQISPCVAAIVWSAIEWIKIGKPSALGLATGAIAGLAAITPASGNVGPAGAMVIGAVSSLLAYFAVAVLKRQLGYDDALDVVGVHGVGGLVGTILVGIFASSTFGGAVQDLNIASQLGVQIYAAVFTAVYSIVASFIILKIVDVLVGLRVHEEDEFSGLDLAEHGEVGYDL; encoded by the coding sequence ATGATGATTCCAGGGTTAGCGATGTTCTACGCTGGTCTCGTTCGTAAGCGGAATGTTCTGTCCCTCTATATGCAATGTTTTGCGTTGACCGCAATTGTGACGGTGATTTGGACTTTCTACGGTTATAGTTTGGCCTTCGATACCACCGGGATGCAGGCTGGTGAGAAAGGGTTGCATGCTTTTATTGGGAGTATGGGAAAAACATTTCTGGCTGGCATTACTCCCAACACCTTGCGGGGCTCGATTCCGGAAGTGTTGTTCTTTATCTTTCAGGCGACATTTGCCATTATCACTCCTGGCTTGATCATCGGCGCGTTTGCCGAGCGAATGAAGTTCGCTGCGATCCTGCTGTTCTCTGCATTGTGGGTGACAATCGTTTATCTGCCGATTTGCCATATGGTGTGGTCTGGTGCTGGTTCGTACTTCGGCGACATGGGAGTGTTCGACTTTGCCGGTGGCATTGTCGTGCATATCACTGCTGGTGCATCCGCATTAGTCGCCGCGATTCTGGTGGGAAAACGTCACGGCTATCCAGAGACCCCGATGCCACCGCACAATTTGACGATGGCATTAACCGGCACTGGCATGTTGTGGGTTGGGTGGTTTGGCTTCAACGGTGGCAGTGCGTTGGCAGCGAATGGTCAAGCCAGCATGGCGGTAGTGGTAACGCAGATTTCTCCGTGCGTTGCCGCGATTGTGTGGAGTGCGATCGAATGGATAAAAATCGGCAAACCCAGCGCTCTTGGATTGGCAACCGGAGCAATTGCCGGTTTGGCAGCGATTACCCCCGCATCCGGCAATGTTGGTCCTGCTGGAGCGATGGTTATTGGCGCAGTCTCAAGTCTCCTTGCCTATTTTGCGGTTGCAGTGCTGAAGCGTCAGCTCGGGTACGACGATGCACTTGATGTGGTCGGTGTTCACGGTGTTGGGGGTTTGGTCGGAACGATTCTCGTGGGCATTTTTGCGTCGTCAACATTCGGCGGTGCGGTCCAAGATTTGAACATTGCCTCGCAACTCGGGGTGCAAATTTATGCTGCGGTTTTTACTGCGGTGTACAGCATAGTGGCATCGTTCATCATTTTGAAAATCGTTGATGTGCTCGTGGGACTCCGTGTACATGAAGAAGACGAATTCTCTGGACTTGATTTAGCTGAGCATGGAGAGGTGGGGTACGACCTGTAG
- the metH gene encoding methionine synthase, which translates to MAKLVTTPSSSTSAKDLLLLMRERILLFDGAMGTSIFAKHLTADDFGGPQYENCNEYLAITRPHIIANIHESFLQAGSDIVETDTFGATRIVLAEFGLQDRALEINQAAARLAKEVAQRYSTPAKPRFVCGSMGPTTKPISVIGGATFDQMREAYAEQAEGLLLGGADLLILETAQDTLNLKAGIIGVHEAFHKTGISAPLIISGTIETMGTMLAGQGIEALYVSLAHNDLLAFGLNCATGPDFMTDHIRTLSQISRFPVLCMPNAGLPDEEGRYNESPEMIAAKLERFVDQGWINTLGGCCGTTPEHLRLLAQMLDGKKPRMTQAPRRSVVTGLEPLTIEEDKRPVLVGERTNVIGSRKFKELIIAGAFEEGTEIGRRQVRGGAQVVDVCLADPDRDELADMTKFLDLLVKKIKVPLMIDSTDARVIEESLKRSQGKAIINSINLEDGEERFEKVVPLIRKYGAAVVVGCIDEDPVQGMAVTRKRKLEVAKRSYDLLTRKYGVPAEDLIFDPLVFPLGTGDQNYIGAGEETIEGVRLIKETFPECKTILGISNVSFGLPPAGREVLNSVFLYHCVKAGLDMAIVNSEKLERYASIPEEERHLSEDLIYWRGNDPVAAFAAHFRQKNTKAKTDTRKDLPLDERLARCIIEGSKEGLVDDLNEALQARRPLEIINGPLMAGMDEVGRLFNSNELIVAEVLQSAEAMKAAVGHLEQFMEKTDDALKGSVLLATVKGDVHDIGKNLVEIILGNNGYKVINLGIKVPPETLIEAYRTHKPDMIGLSGLLVKSAQQMVVTAQDLKTAGVSCPILVGGAALTARFTATKIAPEYEGLVCYANDAMNGLDLANQIVVPEKRTALNNRILTDRQRLSEQIQKPAENPVVVEVVAPRASSITHEHEIPLPPDLRSHVLDNYDLEDVFAYINPTMLYGKHLGLKGNLETLLEQGDKKARELDRLVRGLEDEILAKKLLRARGVYKFFPANSNGDQILIYNSTGTEVIEVFHFPRQAHGEGLCLSDFVAPQSSGKRDYVALFTVTCGHGVRELAEQYKQDGQYPKSHTLQAIAIEGAEAFAELLHRRLREMWGFPDAAELTMRERFKARYRGVRVSFGYPACPRLEDQTKLFKLLQATETIGVDLTEGFMMEPEASVSALVFHHPQAKYFSILEEELTAFERQLAG; encoded by the coding sequence ATGGCAAAATTAGTTACTACACCCTCTTCTTCTACAAGCGCCAAGGATCTGCTCTTACTCATGCGAGAGCGTATTCTTTTGTTTGATGGTGCGATGGGAACCTCCATCTTCGCGAAACATCTTACGGCTGATGACTTCGGCGGCCCGCAATACGAGAATTGTAATGAATATCTCGCTATCACGCGCCCACATATTATTGCCAACATTCACGAAAGCTTTCTCCAAGCTGGTTCTGACATCGTCGAGACCGATACGTTTGGGGCAACACGAATTGTCCTTGCCGAATTTGGCCTTCAAGACAGAGCGTTGGAAATTAACCAGGCAGCCGCTCGCCTTGCCAAAGAGGTGGCTCAACGCTACAGCACCCCAGCGAAGCCGCGCTTTGTTTGTGGATCGATGGGTCCTACCACCAAGCCAATTTCGGTGATCGGTGGTGCAACCTTTGACCAAATGCGCGAGGCTTACGCTGAGCAGGCCGAAGGGCTACTGCTTGGCGGCGCTGATTTATTAATCCTTGAAACTGCGCAGGACACCTTAAACCTGAAAGCTGGAATCATTGGCGTTCACGAGGCTTTCCACAAAACTGGTATCAGTGCGCCGTTAATTATCTCTGGCACGATCGAGACCATGGGGACAATGCTCGCAGGGCAAGGGATCGAAGCTCTCTACGTCTCGTTAGCGCACAACGATTTGCTCGCCTTTGGGCTCAACTGCGCGACTGGTCCAGATTTCATGACCGACCATATTCGCACCTTGTCACAGATTTCACGCTTCCCGGTGTTGTGTATGCCGAATGCTGGTCTGCCAGACGAGGAAGGTCGCTACAACGAAAGTCCGGAAATGATCGCGGCAAAGCTGGAGCGCTTTGTTGATCAAGGTTGGATCAACACGCTTGGTGGTTGCTGTGGCACTACGCCGGAGCATTTGCGTTTGCTCGCGCAGATGCTCGACGGCAAGAAGCCACGCATGACTCAAGCGCCTCGCCGCAGTGTGGTGACAGGCTTAGAGCCGCTCACGATTGAAGAAGACAAGCGACCAGTGCTGGTCGGTGAACGCACCAACGTCATCGGCTCACGCAAATTCAAAGAACTGATCATTGCTGGTGCTTTTGAAGAAGGCACGGAAATTGGTCGACGCCAGGTCCGCGGTGGTGCTCAAGTTGTCGATGTCTGCTTGGCTGATCCTGACCGTGACGAACTCGCTGACATGACCAAGTTTCTCGATCTGTTGGTGAAGAAGATCAAAGTGCCGCTGATGATCGACTCCACCGATGCTCGTGTGATCGAAGAGTCATTGAAACGCTCGCAGGGCAAAGCGATTATCAACTCGATTAACCTCGAAGATGGTGAAGAGCGATTTGAAAAAGTCGTGCCGTTGATTAGAAAGTACGGCGCTGCAGTCGTTGTCGGCTGTATTGATGAAGACCCTGTCCAAGGTATGGCCGTCACGCGCAAGCGTAAACTTGAAGTCGCGAAACGCAGCTACGACTTATTGACACGCAAATATGGTGTTCCCGCAGAAGACCTGATTTTTGATCCGTTGGTATTTCCGCTTGGCACCGGTGACCAGAACTACATTGGTGCTGGTGAAGAAACCATTGAAGGCGTTCGTTTGATTAAAGAGACCTTCCCGGAATGTAAAACCATTCTCGGTATTAGTAACGTCTCCTTCGGCTTGCCTCCGGCTGGACGTGAAGTGCTGAACTCGGTGTTCTTGTACCACTGCGTCAAAGCTGGCCTCGACATGGCAATCGTCAACAGCGAGAAGCTCGAACGCTACGCTTCGATTCCTGAAGAGGAACGCCATCTCTCTGAAGACCTGATCTACTGGCGCGGCAATGATCCAGTTGCTGCATTCGCGGCTCATTTTCGCCAGAAGAACACCAAGGCAAAAACCGATACGCGCAAAGACCTGCCGCTTGATGAGCGCTTAGCACGCTGTATTATCGAAGGGTCAAAGGAAGGCTTAGTTGATGATCTCAACGAAGCCCTACAAGCGCGCAGACCTCTCGAAATCATCAATGGCCCGCTCATGGCCGGGATGGATGAAGTCGGACGTCTGTTTAATAGCAACGAGTTAATCGTTGCCGAAGTGCTGCAGAGTGCCGAAGCCATGAAAGCCGCCGTCGGACATCTCGAACAGTTCATGGAGAAAACCGACGATGCCCTCAAAGGTTCGGTCCTCCTTGCTACTGTCAAAGGAGATGTCCACGACATCGGGAAGAATCTGGTCGAAATTATTCTTGGCAACAACGGCTATAAGGTCATCAACCTCGGTATCAAAGTGCCACCGGAAACGCTGATTGAGGCCTACCGAACCCATAAACCCGACATGATCGGCTTGTCTGGACTGCTGGTAAAATCTGCCCAGCAGATGGTCGTCACGGCACAAGACTTGAAGACTGCAGGAGTCAGTTGCCCGATCCTGGTTGGTGGAGCTGCACTCACTGCGCGTTTTACTGCCACCAAGATCGCCCCGGAATATGAGGGGTTGGTTTGCTATGCCAACGATGCCATGAACGGTCTCGACCTGGCTAATCAGATCGTGGTCCCTGAGAAACGCACGGCACTGAATAACAGGATTCTCACCGATCGCCAACGCCTCAGCGAACAGATACAAAAGCCCGCGGAAAACCCAGTGGTCGTAGAAGTAGTCGCACCACGAGCGTCTTCAATCACGCATGAACATGAGATCCCTCTTCCACCGGATTTACGCTCGCACGTGCTCGATAACTACGACCTGGAAGATGTGTTTGCCTACATCAATCCGACGATGTTGTATGGCAAGCACTTGGGGCTCAAAGGCAACTTAGAAACGCTACTCGAACAAGGCGACAAAAAAGCTCGCGAGTTGGATCGGCTTGTGCGCGGGTTAGAAGATGAGATTCTCGCCAAAAAACTCCTGCGCGCACGTGGTGTCTATAAATTCTTCCCGGCCAATTCCAATGGTGACCAGATCCTGATTTACAACTCAACCGGGACTGAGGTTATCGAAGTGTTCCATTTCCCACGCCAAGCGCATGGAGAAGGATTGTGCTTGAGCGATTTCGTCGCACCACAAAGTTCAGGGAAGCGTGACTACGTCGCGCTGTTCACTGTCACGTGCGGCCACGGTGTACGGGAGTTAGCGGAGCAGTATAAACAAGACGGGCAGTATCCAAAGTCCCATACCCTACAAGCAATTGCTATCGAAGGAGCTGAAGCCTTCGCTGAATTACTGCATCGGCGGCTGCGAGAAATGTGGGGATTTCCCGATGCGGCTGAACTAACCATGCGCGAGCGCTTCAAAGCTCGCTATCGTGGCGTCCGTGTCAGCTTTGGTTATCCAGCCTGCCCGCGACTAGAAGATCAAACCAAGCTCTTCAAGCTTTTGCAGGCGACAGAAACAATTGGTGTGGATCTCACTGAAGGTTTCATGATGGAACCTGAGGCATCAGTCTCTGCGCTAGTCTTCCATCACCCACAAGCAAAATACTTCAGTATCCTGGAAGAAGAGTTGACGGCCTTTGAGCGACAGTTGGCGGGATAA
- a CDS encoding glycine zipper 2TM domain-containing protein — MKRLISVLSLAALLGGCSAPMTQRERSTLTGGVLGAGTGAIIGSALGRPGRGALIGGGLGALGGAALGDQMEGQYQRQEAQTREAEEQRRELERQRREIDDLRRNRSYDDDYDSRSYDRCSRSYDRDYDRY; from the coding sequence ATGAAACGATTGATTAGCGTACTTAGCCTTGCTGCCTTACTTGGTGGCTGTTCGGCTCCAATGACCCAGCGCGAGCGGTCAACCCTTACCGGTGGTGTCTTGGGTGCGGGAACCGGAGCTATCATTGGGAGTGCGCTCGGACGTCCGGGACGAGGCGCGTTAATCGGTGGTGGACTTGGAGCGCTTGGTGGTGCTGCCCTTGGTGACCAAATGGAAGGACAATATCAACGACAAGAAGCGCAAACACGCGAAGCAGAAGAGCAACGGCGCGAACTTGAGCGACAACGGCGCGAAATTGATGACCTGCGCAGAAATCGGTCGTATGATGACGATTATGATTCGCGCAGTTACGACCGATGTTCCCGTAGTTATGATCGTGACTATGACCGTTACTAA
- a CDS encoding DUF3106 domain-containing protein: MLVKLSLTAVLAGGMFALWPLKPLTQAQNLPSVHFIGQDWYELSPQEQSRALDNYRRFQKLPPERKRALEDRYHQWQQLPSEERDRLRRNYRRYRDMNSDQKEDFSRRYKHWRSQPHE, from the coding sequence ATGCTGGTGAAATTATCGCTGACTGCCGTCCTCGCAGGTGGAATGTTTGCGCTGTGGCCACTCAAGCCGCTAACGCAAGCCCAGAACCTCCCCTCCGTGCATTTCATTGGGCAGGACTGGTATGAACTGTCACCACAAGAACAGTCGCGAGCGCTAGATAACTACCGCCGCTTTCAGAAGCTCCCCCCAGAGCGGAAACGAGCATTGGAAGATCGCTATCATCAATGGCAGCAACTGCCCAGTGAAGAACGAGATCGACTGCGCCGGAATTACCGACGTTATCGCGACATGAACTCTGACCAGAAAGAAGACTTTTCACGTCGCTATAAGCACTGGCGTTCTCAACCACACGAGTAG